One window from the genome of Palaemon carinicauda isolate YSFRI2023 chromosome 24, ASM3689809v2, whole genome shotgun sequence encodes:
- the LOC137618389 gene encoding uncharacterized protein, whose product MRFQCFSDDIEELPEVLAEKVPLIPELRVSVRADSTTKSYMNAFQRWKFWASSNSVREDDILPAKPFIFALYLCSLVQSASTPSPVIKAFYSVKYVHDLYGLKSPTKSILVKNLLEAAKRRLSHSVVRKEPITSKILGDMWSHFGCK is encoded by the exons ATGCGTTTCCAGTGTTTCTCTGATGATATTGAAGAGTTACCAGAAGTGCTGGCTGAGAAGGTGCCGCTTATCCCGGAACTACGGGTGTCAGTCCGAGCAGATAGTACCACAAAAAGTTATATGAACGCTTTTCAAAGATGGAAGTTTTGGGCATCTAGTAATTCCGTTAGAGAAGATGACATCTTGCCGGCTAagccttttatatttgcattatatttgtgttcacttgtccagagtgcaagtactccaagtcctgtgattaaagcattttacagtgtaaaatatgttcatgatttatatggactgAAATCCCCTACAAAATCTATTCTTGTTAAGAATCTACTGGAGGCAGCCAAAAGAAGGCTTTCTCATTCAGTTGTAAGGAAGGAacctattacttcaaaaatacttggtgacat gtggagccacttcggctgcaaataa